Proteins co-encoded in one Chloroflexota bacterium genomic window:
- a CDS encoding gamma carbonic anhydrase family protein yields MQLNISTELVRIHPTAYIAPTAVLIGDITIGPEASVWYGAVLRGDSAPIIVGARSNVQDGCILHVDPSAGVTLGEGVTLGHGAIVHAATVGNNVLVGMRATVLDGAVIGDDCIIGAGAVVTPGMMVPGGSLVMGVPGKVVRALTAQEIEWVRTRAEHYVNYTRVYRSQAEKQR; encoded by the coding sequence ATGCAGTTGAACATCTCAACGGAACTCGTGCGCATCCATCCAACAGCCTACATTGCGCCGACGGCTGTACTGATCGGCGATATAACGATAGGTCCAGAGGCCAGTGTGTGGTACGGCGCAGTGCTGCGTGGCGACTCGGCACCCATCATCGTAGGGGCTCGGTCCAATGTGCAAGACGGTTGTATCCTCCACGTGGACCCATCGGCCGGCGTCACATTAGGCGAAGGTGTCACGTTAGGCCACGGCGCTATCGTGCACGCCGCAACCGTGGGGAACAATGTGCTGGTTGGTATGCGGGCTACCGTGCTGGATGGCGCCGTGATTGGCGACGATTGTATCATCGGAGCGGGAGCGGTGGTGACGCCGGGGATGATGGTGCCAGGAGGGTCACTGGTGATGGGCGTGCCAGGCAAGGTGGTGCGGGCATTGACTGCCCAGGAGATAGAATGGGTTAGGACGCGGGCCGAACACTACGTGAACTACACCCGGGTGTACCGCAGTCAGGCGGAAAAGCAGAGGTGA